The sequence below is a genomic window from Selenomonas ruminantium subsp. lactilytica TAM6421.
ATGTTATCAGCGATTTCTGGTCTGATATGAAGCAGAATCCGCTGAAATATAAAGGGCAGGATGCAATAGCTGTTGTTGAAACCGGAATCTCGGACATTATCAAAAATCAGATAAATGACTTTGCTGCCGAATGGTGTACGCAGCGTAAAGACATTATTGCTCTGCTAAACAATTTTAAGAAGGGTGACAGCATATCTTTGACGACGGATTATGATGCCTACAAGCAGACACATGAGGGTGTCAGTAAGCTAAAATACAACCGACGCATAAAGGCTGCTGCTGTAGAGTTGATTGAAAAGATAAGGCCATTACAAGATAAATGATGCTTGTAAAGTAAATAGAACAAGACGTAACTAATGGAGTGAAAATTTACATGGATTTAAGAGAAGCAACATCTTTATTGAATAAATTCGCACCAAATAACTGCCATGATATTTGCACCTTGATAACAGGAATCCAACATGAACTTGAAAATACAAAGAATTGCTTGGAGGCTGAATTAATAGAAAGACAAAAAAGCAGTGATTATCAAAGTCTGCACGATATTATTAGCCTGCAAGAAATTCTGTCAGAGTACATCACTGAAACAGCTAACTTTGTTAATTACTACAAACAGGAGAAGAAATCTAATGAGCAAACAGTAAGACCTGTAAAGAAAAGAAAAAAGCCACTGCCGTTGGTGGATACCGATTGGTACACGATTGACCAAAATGATGTAACATATAAACATCTTCATGCCTTGTTGTTTAGAAATCATCAAGTTGCAGTGGAACAATGGACATCGTGCTATGTAGAAATATGCAATATCTTGTATAAAAAGAATCCTGCAATAATTGAGAGAATGTTATACCATGAAGGACACGGAATAAAAATATCTAATCACCCCAAAGACTTAAGGGCACCTAAAAAAATAGAAGGTAGTCGATTGTGGCTAGACGTCCACGATAGTGCGGTAAACATCAGAAGGCATATATTACGATTACTGGATCTATATCATGTGCCATATGAGGATGTGAAGGTATTGTATTCTGATAAGCTTGCTGTAAAAGAGTAAACTTGTAATATATAAGCACTCGAAAAAGAGGATTTAGACAAAGTTTTATATTATTCAGGAGGAAAAATCTATGCTTATAGAAATAAAGCCTTTGTATAACGAGGAGAGCATGCATACAGCAAATTCTCGATTAAGCTGCGAAAATAGATTAAATGCAATAATCTTAAAATATAATATTTCTGCAATAGATGCTTCTATCGTTGCTGAAGGAGTAGAAAAATATGTAAATAGCGTAGTCAAAGATTGCAAAATTAATTAAAGATATGTAAATATTCAAGCCAAGGCAATACCATGCTAGAAGTATCTAAAAAAGGCGCAGATAAACTAATCAGAGATATATCATACCTTAACAGAGAAGACTGGGATAGAGATTATCGACGACAGTGTATATGAAGACTGTGAAGTTATGAAGGCGATTGATATGGTGCGCCATGTCGGTGCAGTAAGTATTGGTAGGTGGAACTCCAAGGTAAAAAAACAACGGGATCTCGTATGAAGCGAGTGTTTCATGTACAGTTCTTGGAGGAGTTTACTTCGAATGCTATTTTGAAAGAAAGGTAGATTTACTTATGAAAAGAATATTATTATTTGTGATGGTACTTTATGTTATATTTGTAAACACAGCATTTGCATCGATTAGTAAAATATCAGAGTCGGGTGTAAGCTATCAGATAGAATATCCACAACTGGATAGTGATGACAAAAACATAGCAGACATGATAAATAACGATATAAAAAAGTATGTCAATTCTTTCAAAGTAGATTATAATAATGGAAAATTCTATGAAGGACAAATGAAATTTGAGACTAAGTATGAGGATGATAATTATTTGTCGATTATTTTTAATGATAGTCGGACATATCAAGCCCACTATAGACCGCAAAATAAATATATCGGATTGAACTATAATAAAAGGACAGGCGAAAAAATTCCATTGAGATATTTTGTTCACATAGGAACTGATGACAGTTATACAATTAGAGAGTGTCCACTCTATAATTCGGCTAATAAAAAAATTGACAGATATGAATTTTCAAAAGGTAGTAAACTTATCCGAGATAACTATTTCTTATATGGTGGAGGTACGATAGCACTCATATATCAAGTCCATGAACGTGGTTGTCATGCTGATGGGATGACATATGCTGTGTTAGATTTAAAAACCATAGACTATTTGAATCGTAAAAATCCATAATAGGGAGGAATTTATAATGAAAAAAATATCAACTGCTATTGTAGGTTTATCCGTTGCTACGATGTTATTTACATCAGGTTGTGGCAACGATGCTGAATTGAAGAAGATTCAGGATGAGAATGTTGAATTGAAGCGTCAGGTCGAATCGTTATCTAAAGAGAATGAAGAAATGAAGAATAAGGTTGCAATGTTTGTCCCTAAAGAAAATAAAGCAAACCCGCAGAGTAAACAGCAAGGCGATCAACCTGTCGCGCTTGGGAATATTGAGATTGGACCGGATGCTGGCGGAGCAAGCGTAAAGGTAAGCTTGAAAAATGTTTCTCCGAAAACTGTTGATGCCATAGAGTTCGTCGTATTACAGTTTGATAATTTCGGAAAACCTTCTAACAGATTTAATGATGAAAGTTACGGAAATGTCACTTCTGTATTGACAGTGCAAGGTACAGCTGCTAATGGTCAAAGTCTAAGCGGTGGATGGACTTTGTTCAACATGGAAAAGAGCCGCAAGGCAAAGGTCGTAGTTAAGCAAGTACATTTTACTGATGGTGCTGTTTGGGAAAATAAATCTTTTGACGATGAGGTTGCACGCGAACGTACGAGCTATTAATGGTTATTCCTTCTTATAGCAAATTGTATGGTTCATAATGTAATAATGTCAAAGAAGAATCGAATAACGGTTAGGACAAGCGCCGGGGAAATCCTGCGAATGCTCCGCAAAAAAAGGTAAACTAACACAGTCAGCTATGGCTAATCGTCTAGGCATAGCTGACTGGTTGTATCCAAAATACGAAAAAGACTTACTTCTTATTCCGTTGGATCTATTTAGAAAAGATCAAGGGCTATAACGACATAGATGATGCGCAAGCAGGAGGAAGAACGCAAGCGGATTGAGGCGGAGAAACAGGCCCGTCTGAATGAACTCCGCCAGTTCTTTGCGGAGATGGATGAAACCATTGAACGCTATAACAGTGCCAAAGCGGATATGGGCGGCATGATGGAAACGCTGCGCAAAGGCGGCATGATGTGGGCGGATTATTTCCGGGTGCTGAATCAGGCGCGGAGCGATCGCGATGCGGGGCGCTATAAGGTGAACAATATGAAATGCCCGCAGGGGACGGATGCCCTACGCAAAGAATTCCTGCAGGTTCTCGATGCCCCTATCCGCTACTGCGATGTCATGAAGATTGGGGCTTTTTGAGCCCCATTTTTTGCTATACAAGTTTCCGGCTTTATGTTATCATTAGGTTAGGATTACTTTGCAATGCCTCTTGATTGTGCGCGTTGTTTTCTGTGTGGAGACGGAACATAGCTGACATTAGGAGGCGGGATTATGAGCAAGACCGTGAAGAAGCTTCCCCCGCAGATGCAGGGGGTGGTGAACCAGATCGAGGCCCTGGAGGCGCGTCTGGATGCCAGTAGGAAATATATGAGTGCCGTGTTTGCGGCGGCTAAGGTGGGAATCTGTCTGTTGGATGCCGGGGGCAATGTGCTGGCGGTCAATGATATGGGCAGGATCATCATGCAGGCGGAAGGCGTGAATGTGCTGGGCCGCCAGTTTGGCGATGCCTTTTGCTGTGAGAACAGTCTGGAACGGGGGTGCGGCCATGGCGCCAATTGCCGTCATTGCCCTGTGCGGCGCAATCTGGAGGCCGCCATTGAGGACGATGATTTTTCCAGTGAATTTACCGTGCAGATGAAGAATGCCCGCAGCGGTGAGCGCATGTGGCTGCGGCTGGGGGTGTCCCAGACGGGCACAGGCGCGGAAAAGCAGCTGATTGTGACCATGGTGGATGAGTCCCTGCGCAAACGCTATGAGCAGGAATTGGAAAAGGCCAAGGTGGCGGCGGAGAAAGCCGACCGCAGCAAGACCCAGTTCCTGTCCACCATGAGCCATGAGATCCGCACCCCCCTCAATGGCATCGTGGGGATGCTGGAGCTGGCAGGGCGGGAGCCCCTCAGTGAGAAGCAGCAGGAGTGCCTGCAGAATGCCAAGCGCAGTGCTGATGACCTCATGCATATCCTCAATGATATCCTGGACTTTGCCAAACTGGAAAACGGCAGGCTGCGTCTGGAACGCATTGGCTTTGACCTGCATGAAACCATGGCCCGGCTGGGGACAATCTATCAGCAGCTGGCCAGTGCCAAGGGATTGAAATTCGTGGTGACGGATTATAGTTCCCTGCCCCGTGTGGTAAGAGGAGATCCTTTGCGGCTGCGGCAGGTGCTGCATAATTTGCTGGCCAATGCCCTGAAATTTACGGAAAGTGGCCGGATTACCCTGGCTGCCTATCAAAGTACCCGCAAGGGACAGCCCACGCTGGAATTCAGCGTGGAGGACACGGGCATCGGCGTGGAAGAACCCATGATCGACAGGATTTTCCGTCCCTTCACCCAGGCGGACAGCAGCACCACCCGGCTGTTTGGCGGCACGGGGCTGGGGCTGATGATTTCCCGGGAGCTGGTGGAGCTCATGGGCGGCACGATCAGCATCGACTCCGAATTGGGACGGGGCACTTGTGTGTCCTTCTGGATGCCGCTGGAGGAGGCGGATACCACTGCGGGGGAACGCCGTATCATCCTGCGTCCCCGCACGGCCGCCAGGAAGACTGGCGCAGATAAGAAGCCCCATGACGATGCCCGCACGGAAAATCTGATGAACTACTGTATGCAGAAAATGCAGATGGATTGATCTTGACAGCCAGGGAGGGATTGCCGTGAGGATACTGATTGCCGAGGATGATCGGCTCAGCTGCACCTTCCTGACCGAGTTCCTGCAGGAATATGGGCAGTGTGATACGGCTGACAATGGGCTGGAGACCATCGATAAATACGTGGAGGCCCTCAAGAACGGCGAGCCTTATGACCTGATGTGCCTGGACATCATGATGCCCAAGGTGGACGGGCTAATGGTGCTGAAGATCATCCGGGAATTGGAAAGCCGCCATCATGTGGCGGCGGAGAAACAGGCCAGGATCATCATGATGACGGCGATTGCCGACATGGACTATGTGGATCAGGCCTTTGAGCTGGGCTGCGACGCCTATGCCTCCAAACCCATCGAAATCGCCCAGGTGCAGGAAGTCATGCAGGATCTGGGACTGATCAGCTGAATGGAATACCGTTGTCTGATGATGATGTCAGGCAGCGGTATTATTTTTTTCCGGTGGCAGGAATTCAAAGGCAAAGGTAGAACTATTCATTTAAAACGCAATATTCGCAAAAAAGACCGGCGTGAATTGAATCTAGGGAGGGACATCTATGTTTTTTATGAAATCAGTGCGGGGCAAGCTGACAGCGTTGTTCGTGGCCGTCAGCGTAGTGGCCACCCTGTCCGTGGGCGGCTATTTCATCTATACCACGATTTCGGACAATGACAAGTTGGTGCAGGATTACCGTAAGGAACTGGCGGATCATTATGACCGGGAACTGCGGCTCCAGACGGAAGGGCTGGTGTCCTCCCTGAACGGCATCTACGCCCGCCAGCAGTCCGGGGAACTCACGGAAGCCCAGGCCAAGAGCATGGCCCTCGATGTTATCCGCGCGGTACGCTATGACGAGGGCAAAGGCTATTTCTTCGCCGATGAGAAGAATTCCGGCATCTGCGTGGCCCATGCAGGCAACCGCAATGCTGAAGGCAAGATGCGCCGCAATGAGAAGGATCCAAATGGCGTGCCCTATATGGAAAACATGTGGAAGGAAGGCCAGAAGGACGGCGGCGGCTTTGTGGATTTCTCCTATCCCAAACCCGGTGAAACCCAGTCCCTGCCCAAGCGCAACTATGTGCTGGAATTCAAGCCCTATGGCTGGATCATCGGTACCGGCTCCTGGATTGACTACATCGATGCGGAAATTGCCAAATACACCAAGGAAAATCAGGAAGCCCTCTACCATAAGATCCTGATGTCTGCCATCATCATCCTGGTGGTATCGGCCATCATGGCTGCAGTGGGCGTCAAGATCGCCCAGAGCTTCGGCGATCCCATCAGCTTCGTGACGGGACGCCTGCGGAAATTCTCCCAGGGGGACTATCGGGCTGAGCCTGTAGATCCTGCCTATGTGGCCCGGGAGGATGAGATCGGTGAGATGGTGGAGATCCTGAAGGTTTTGGGCACGAATATGCGCCAGCTCATGGGTTCCATCCGTGAATCTGCCGAGCAGGTGGCCAGCGATGCCGACCAGCTCAACGATATGACCACTCAGTCGGCTTCGGCCAGCCAGCAGGTGGCCGAATCCATCACCGATGTGGCCACGGCTACCAATAAGCAGCTTTCCGCTGTTGATGATGCTTCTAAGTCCATGAGCGTCCTAATCGAACACATTGGCGGCATGGCCCATAATGCCCGCCGGGCAGCAGTGGAAACCCAGCAGGCAACGGAAAAGGCCCAGAACGGCAACAAGGTGGTCAGCCGTACCGTCAAGGATATGGCCCGCCTCAGCGAAGTGGTGGGCGAATCCGCCCGGGTGGTCAACAATCTGGGCGAGCGTTCCGATACCATCGGCCGCATTACCGATACCATTTCCGGCATTGCCGAACAGACCAACCTGCTGGCGCTGAATGCCGCCATCGAGGCTGCCCGTGCCGGAGACGCCGGCCGCGGCTTTGCTGTCGTAGCAGATGAGATCCGCAAGCTGGCCGCCCAGTCGGAAGAAGCGGCCAGCCAGATCGCCAGCCTGATCGGCCAGATCCAGCAGGAAACCCAGCAGGCAGTCAACAGCATGAACGAAGGCACGGACAACCTGGCTACGGCCAAGGACAGTGTAGAGGAAACCGGCCGGGAGTTCTCCGCCATCGTGGAATTGGTGGAAAAGATTGCCAGCCGTTCCCAGCAGATTGCCGATGCTTCCAAGGAAGCTACTGACAGCGCCGACAGCTGCCAGACGGCCATCCGGGATATCGAAGACATGAGCCGCAGCGTGGTGGCCAACTCCGAAACGGTGTCGGCGGCTACCGAGGAACAGTCCGCGGCTGTCCATGAAATGAGCTCCAATAGTGAGCAGCTGGCCAAGATGGCCGGCCTGCTCCAGGGCGAAGTCCAGAAGTTCAAAGTGGAATAACGGAAATAAAAAAATCGTCGTCTGCCCTTGGGCAGACGGCGATTTTTGCACTTGCTCACTTGTTCATGATGGCATCCACGGATTTGATGCAGGCATTGCGGAAGCCCTGTTCTTCCAAGGCGGTCACGCCGCGGATGGTGGTGCCGGCAGGGCTGCAGACATTGTCCTTGAGCACGCCGGGATGGGTGCCCGTGGAGAGCTGCAATTTGGCCGAACCCAGGACCATCTGGGAGATCAGGCGGTAGGCATCCTCACGCTTGAGGCCGTACTTCACCGCGGCATCCCCGTAGGCTTCGATAAAGAGATCCACAAAGGCGGGGCCGCAGCCCGTCACCGTGCCGCCGATGCCCATAAGATTGCTTGGCAGTTCCTGCACGAGGCCCACGGCGGCAAAGAGTTTCATGACCTGTTCCCGTTCCTCCGGGGACAGGGTATTTTTTTCTTCAAAGAGCAGTACCCCTTCGCCCACCATGGCCGGCGTGTTGGGCATGACGAACTGCAGCGGCGTATTGGTCTTGAGCACCGTCTGATATTTGGCGAAATCCCAGCCCGCCGCGATGGAAATCAGGTTCTTGCCATTGAGGGCCGTGCCCAGCTCAGCCAGTACGCTTTCAATCTGATAGGGCTTGCAGGCCATCACGAGGGTATCGCATTTTTCCGCCAGTTCCGCGATACTGGCCATGGGCGTAAAGCCAATGCGGGCGGCATTCTTCGCCAGCTTTTCCTGATTGGGGGCAAAGGCGAAGACATTTTCCTTGTGGATGGCACCAGCCTCAATAAAGCCGGCGGCCAAAGCCTGGGCCATATTGCCCATACCGATAAAACCGAGATTGTTCATGAAACTCCTCCTTGTAATAAAGATAAATTTTAAGGTCAGTATATACTTGGTTGTTGAATACGTCAAGTTGCATATGAGGTTTACATTGATATGCTAAGGCCCCCGGTGGCTGGTAATATTTTTCCTCCGCTCTCCTTCTTGACATGTATGTGTAAATATTCATCCTTGCAGGAAATAAGCATAATCGGTAGAATATTTGCAGAGGAGTTGTTTGAAAACACAGGTTATCCACAGGTTTATCCCCAAAAGTGTGGATTAGTGGATAGTTTTGTGGATAACTTTGGATTATGTGTGTATTTTGAGGTCTTTATGGATAACCAGAAAAAGGTACTGAAACTGTTTGATTATATCCGCAAGGTGGCTTCCCTGCGGCAGAGCCTGCAGCGCAATATCAAGGATCAGGAGTGGAGTCTGTTCCTGGATGAGCTGCCGGTGGATCCGAAACGCATCCGGGTGCTGCCCCGGATGGAGGGGCAGGAAGAGGTCCTGCTGGAAGTGGACAAGCCGGAATTCCTGCCCTGCCCGGAGCTGCCCTTCGATCTGGTGGGGTGGATACGCACGCCCAATTGGCGGGATTTTGCGGTGGTGGATATCGAGGTGCGGGAGGAACGCCTGCGCCATGATGAGCGGTTAGGGGACGTGACGGAGCGCTTCGTGGATTCCGGTGTGCGCCTGGCGGCATTGGAGAAGTGGAAGCGGCAGCGCACCCTCTGGCGGGCCGGGGAAATGGTCAAGAGCCGCACCCAGGAGCTCTTTATGGAGCTTTATGAGCTTTACGACAGATTGCGCAAGGAGCCGGAACGGCTGGAGCTGGTGGCGGGCAATGGCTTTTTTCTGAGCGGGCTGGATTCGGCCATCAATCACCCCATCATCCTGAAGCGGGTGCACCTGCACTATGACAACAAGGGCAGGATGCAGCTGTTGGAGTCGGAGTATCCCACGGAACTCTATGTGGATATGTTCCAGGATATGCCCGGCGTGGAGCCTGAGGGCGTCCGTGCCTTCGCTGAGGCCCTGGATGTGGGGAATATGGATCCCTGGGCGGATAATATGGGGGCCTTTCTGGCCAATACGGCAACGGCCCTGACACCCAATTGCCGTTATGCGGCCAACCGCTTTGATGTGCTGCCCACGGATTGGTATCTGACCTATGACCGGCCGGTGCTGTTCCTGCGGAAGGTACGGCCGGGGACGGAGCAGTCCATTGCCGCCATGATGGCCCGCATCGAGCGGGAAGGGGATGTGCCGGAATCCCTGCTGCGGATTGTCGATGCAGAGGCAGCAAAGGAGCAGGCTGAGCCCCTGACTGTGGATCTGGCGGATATCCGGGGGGAGGCAGCGGATATCCTGCTGACCAAGGCGGCCAACGCCGAGCAGCTGGGCATTGCCCGGAAGATTGCCGCCTCCCCGGCAGTGGTGGTACAGGGCCCGCCGGGGACGGGCAAGACGCATACCATTGCGAACCTCCTGGGGCATTTCCTGGCCCAGGGGCAGCATGTGCTGGTCACCAGTGCCACCAACAAGGCCCTGTCTGTGCTGAAGGAAAAACTTCCCGCGGGCATTCAGGATCTCTGCGTGTCCCTGATCGACGGGAGCAAGGGGGATATGGAACGGTCGGTCAAGGGCATCTGCGAGCGGCTGGCCCACAGCAATGAGGAAGAGCTCGCTGGGCGGGCGAAGGAACTGCAGCAGGAACGTCAGCAGCTTTTGCAGGCCCTGGCGGAAAAACGTCAGGTGCTGGCGGATATGCAGCGCTATGAGGCCAAGCGGGATTATTTCGTGCTGGGGGGCAAGGCCTGGTCCCTTTCCCGCATGGCGGCCTTTATCCATGACCATGCAGATCTGGCCGGTGTGGTGCCCGGACCGGTGGCGGAGGGGACTTTGCCGCTGACACAGGCGGAACTGGCGGAACTCTATCAGAGCAATGGCCTGCTGGACGCAGAAGCCCTGCAGGAGATTGCAGCAGACCTGCCTGTGCGCGGGCAGCTGCTGCAGCCGGAAGAGGCCGGAAAACTTCTGGAACTTTCGGCGGCGGAAGCCAGCCGGCGGGCGGAACTGTTGGCGGGACTATCGGAGGTGACGGTGGACGAAGCCGGCTGCCTCTGGAAAAAAGGACAGCAGGTGGCGCAGGAACTTTCCCTCCAGCGGCTGCAGGAAGCGGATGCCCTTTATGGGCAGATCGACTTTGACCGGCTGGAGAAAAAATGGGCCCAGGAGGCCATCCTGGCCGGCAAACTGGGGGGCGCCCATCTGGAAATGTGGCAGATGCTGGGGGCGGCCATTGAGCGGGTGCAGCAGATCAAACAGCATAATATGACGCAGTTCTTTGGCCTTGACTTCCAATATAAGGGACAGCAGGAACCTAATCAGGAAATGATCCAGGCTCTGGCGGAGATGGCGGCGGCCTTTGATGCCCATGGAAAGCTTACCTGGTGGGACCGCCTGTTCCATCGTGAATGGCAGGCATTGCAGCAGGCTTTTGCCATTGATGGGCACGCTATTTCCAGCCGTCGGGAGTGTCAGCTGGCCATGCAGTATGCCTCCCTGCATCAGGCGCGCCGGGAAGCGGCCGTGAAGTGGCAGCAGCTGTTGGAGCCCTATGGCATGGTAACTTATGAGGAACTGCAGGCACAGGGGGATGATACGGATGATCTTCTGAGCGCCCGCTGGCGGGAGGTGGAAGTCTACCTCCATTGGCAGGAGAATATCTGGGGTGAGCTGCGGCTGCTCTGGCGTCAGGCCGGTGTCAAGCTGGATCTCACTTATTCCCGGAATCACTACGCCACCCCCCATGGAGAGATGAAGGCGCAGCTTAACTGGCTCAAACAGGACTTCCCCCGCTGGCAGAAGCTCTTGCTGATGCAGGCAGCCCGGCAGGAGTCTGCCGACAGCCTGCGGGAAACAAAGGCGGCTCTCGAGGCGGCTGATGGCCAGCTGGCCCGTCAGTTCCGGAGTGCGTTGGCCAATGGCGACAGTGAGGCTTATGCCGCCGCCTATGAGAAGCTGGCCCGCTATGAAAAACTCCTGCCGGTTTATGACCGGAGGCAGGAGCTCTTAGCAAAATTGGCGGAACTGGCACCTCAGTGGGCGGCCAGAATTGAGCGACAGGAAGGCACGGATGGGGCGCGCCAGCTGCCCCTGCAGATCGAGGATGCCTGGCTCTATGCCCAGTTCAGCCAGGAGCTGGCCCAGCTGTCACAGGATGATCCTCAGGAACTGGAGGGGGAGATCAAGGAACTGTCCCTGCGGTTGACGGAGGTTACCACGAATTTGGCGGAAACCTCTGCCTGGCAGCATTTGCTGGAAAATGTGTCCGGCACTGGCCTGCAGGCCAGCCTGGTGGGCTGGAGCAAGGCCGTGCAGAAGCTGGGCAAGGGCAAGGGCCGTTATGCGGCCCGTCATATCAAGGAAGCCAAGGCCTGCATGCTGGAGGCCCAGGGAGCTGTACCGGCCTGGATCATGCCCCTTTCCCGGGTATGGCAGAATGTGAGCCCGGACAGTCCGAAATTTGACATCATCCTGATCGATGAGGCCAGCCAGGCCGATATCACGGCGCTGCCCCTGCTCTATCTGGGGCGGAGGGTCATCATCGTCGGCGATGACAAGCAGGTGAGCCCTGCCGCCGTAGGTGTTACGGCAGCAGAGATCACCCATCTGCAAAGCACCACCATCGAGGGCGTCATCCAGCATGCCTCCCTCTATACCATGGATACTTCCCTTTACGATATCGCTCAGATGAATTTTGCCGCCCGAATGCTCACAGAGCATTTCCGCTGCGTGCCGGAGATCATCGGCTTTTCCAACCAGCTGGCCTATGATGGCCGCATCCGTCCCTTGCGGGAGTCGGGCCGCAGCCTGCAGCCCTGGGTACAGGTGAAGGTCAGCGGTATCCGGGAACCGGGGAAAAAGCAGAATCTGATGGAGGCCGAATACATCGTGGCCACCCTGCAGGCCTGCCTGGAGGAGCCAGCTTACAAAGGAAAACGTTTTGGTGCCATTTCCCTGCTGGGAGAGGATCAGTCGAAGCTCATTCGGGAACTGGCCGCCAAGGAAATCGGCATCACCTCTTTGGAGGCCTGCGATTTCCTCTGCGGCAGTCCGGCGGATTTCCAGGGGGACGAGCGGGATGTGGTGTTCCTGTCCCTGGTAGACAGCCGCGACAGCCTCGAAGCCGGCAAACAGATGCGGCTGGTAGGGGAAGGCCATGCCGGCGATACGGCCAAACGCTATAATGTAGCCGTCAGCCGGGCCCGGGATCAGCTCTGGATCTTCCATTCCATGGAGCGGGATGACCTGAAAGAGGGGGATCTGCGCCGGAATCTGCTGGAATACGATGGCAGTTCCCAGATGAATCCCGAGGGGGAGGATAAGCAGCCCACCTCTTTGGAACTTACGGTTACCCGCAGCCTGCAGGAAAAAGGTTATGAGGTACACCAGAATATGGCCGTGGGCAGCCTGACTGTGCCCGTGGTGGCACAATATGGGGATAAGCGGGTGATCATTGCCTGTGATGGTGAGCATTGGGTGGACAGCATCAAGGAGGCAGCCAGCCTCCGTTACAATCAGGCGGTATTGGAACGCTTGGGCTGGACCTTCCTGCGGGTGCGGGGCAGCCAGTGGTACCTGAACCCCGAGGCCTCCCTGCAGAAGCTGGAAGCCCAGCTCAAGGATTGCGGCATTATGCCGGGCAAACCGGCAGGGCAGGAAGCTCAGTCGGCTGCCAGAGAGGAACTTACCGTCTATATACGACAGCGGGCCGAACAGCTGGTAAGCAAGTGGCATCAAGGACCTGGTGAGGGTTAAAACATCTTTTTTAAAAAAACTTAAAAAAAATATAAAAAAGGTGTTGACAGATGATATGGATATGCGTATAATAGTTTTTGTCAGTCAGCGAGACACAGAAAAACTTCTGAATCGCTCCTGAGAAAAGCAAATGCGGAAATAGCTCAGTTGGTAGAGCACCACCTTGCCAAGGTGGGGGTCGCGAGTTCGAGTCTCGTTTTCCGCTCCATAATGCGGAAATAGCTCAGTTGGTAGAGCACCACCTTGCCAAGGTGGGGGTCGCGAGTTCGAGTCTCGTTTTCCGCTCCATATTGTTTGCAAGTTTTGAGTAAAATTTGGGCCTATAGCTCAGTTGGTTAGAGCAACCGGCTCATAACCGGTCGGTCCTTGGTTCGAGTCCAAGTGGGCCCACCATTTACAAAGAACTTCAATATACATGACTCAGTAGCTCAGTTGGATTAGAGTATTTGACTACGAATCAAAGGGTCGGGGGTTCGAGTCCCTCCTGGGTCACCATTTTATGGGTAGGTGGCCGAGTGGTTAAAGGCAACAGACTGTAAATCTGTCATCTTCGGATTACGATGGTTCGAATCCATCCCTGCCCACCACTTGAAAGGCACAGCGTCGCGAAAGCGGCGCTTTTTCTTTTATCTGTTGAAAACGAAAGACTTGCGCTTCGTTTGACGAAAACTCACGAAGTTTGCTAAAATAAAGAGTATGTATACCGATGAAGTGGATGGAAATGC
It includes:
- a CDS encoding DUF5780 domain-containing protein encodes the protein MKKISTAIVGLSVATMLFTSGCGNDAELKKIQDENVELKRQVESLSKENEEMKNKVAMFVPKENKANPQSKQQGDQPVALGNIEIGPDAGGASVKVSLKNVSPKTVDAIEFVVLQFDNFGKPSNRFNDESYGNVTSVLTVQGTAANGQSLSGGWTLFNMEKSRKAKVVVKQVHFTDGAVWENKSFDDEVARERTSY
- a CDS encoding methyl-accepting chemotaxis protein: MFFMKSVRGKLTALFVAVSVVATLSVGGYFIYTTISDNDKLVQDYRKELADHYDRELRLQTEGLVSSLNGIYARQQSGELTEAQAKSMALDVIRAVRYDEGKGYFFADEKNSGICVAHAGNRNAEGKMRRNEKDPNGVPYMENMWKEGQKDGGGFVDFSYPKPGETQSLPKRNYVLEFKPYGWIIGTGSWIDYIDAEIAKYTKENQEALYHKILMSAIIILVVSAIMAAVGVKIAQSFGDPISFVTGRLRKFSQGDYRAEPVDPAYVAREDEIGEMVEILKVLGTNMRQLMGSIRESAEQVASDADQLNDMTTQSASASQQVAESITDVATATNKQLSAVDDASKSMSVLIEHIGGMAHNARRAAVETQQATEKAQNGNKVVSRTVKDMARLSEVVGESARVVNNLGERSDTIGRITDTISGIAEQTNLLALNAAIEAARAGDAGRGFAVVADEIRKLAAQSEEAASQIASLIGQIQQETQQAVNSMNEGTDNLATAKDSVEETGREFSAIVELVEKIASRSQQIADASKEATDSADSCQTAIRDIEDMSRSVVANSETVSAATEEQSAAVHEMSSNSEQLAKMAGLLQGEVQKFKVE
- a CDS encoding PAS domain-containing sensor histidine kinase, with amino-acid sequence MSKTVKKLPPQMQGVVNQIEALEARLDASRKYMSAVFAAAKVGICLLDAGGNVLAVNDMGRIIMQAEGVNVLGRQFGDAFCCENSLERGCGHGANCRHCPVRRNLEAAIEDDDFSSEFTVQMKNARSGERMWLRLGVSQTGTGAEKQLIVTMVDESLRKRYEQELEKAKVAAEKADRSKTQFLSTMSHEIRTPLNGIVGMLELAGREPLSEKQQECLQNAKRSADDLMHILNDILDFAKLENGRLRLERIGFDLHETMARLGTIYQQLASAKGLKFVVTDYSSLPRVVRGDPLRLRQVLHNLLANALKFTESGRITLAAYQSTRKGQPTLEFSVEDTGIGVEEPMIDRIFRPFTQADSSTTRLFGGTGLGLMISRELVELMGGTISIDSELGRGTCVSFWMPLEEADTTAGERRIILRPRTAARKTGADKKPHDDARTENLMNYCMQKMQMD
- the proC gene encoding pyrroline-5-carboxylate reductase; its protein translation is MNNLGFIGMGNMAQALAAGFIEAGAIHKENVFAFAPNQEKLAKNAARIGFTPMASIAELAEKCDTLVMACKPYQIESVLAELGTALNGKNLISIAAGWDFAKYQTVLKTNTPLQFVMPNTPAMVGEGVLLFEEKNTLSPEEREQVMKLFAAVGLVQELPSNLMGIGGTVTGCGPAFVDLFIEAYGDAAVKYGLKREDAYRLISQMVLGSAKLQLSTGTHPGVLKDNVCSPAGTTIRGVTALEEQGFRNACIKSVDAIMNK
- a CDS encoding response regulator; the encoded protein is MRILIAEDDRLSCTFLTEFLQEYGQCDTADNGLETIDKYVEALKNGEPYDLMCLDIMMPKVDGLMVLKIIRELESRHHVAAEKQARIIMMTAIADMDYVDQAFELGCDAYASKPIEIAQVQEVMQDLGLIS